A single genomic interval of Anaerolineae bacterium harbors:
- a CDS encoding response regulator — protein sequence MSESESIRILYMEDDVGLARLLQKKLERAGYIVDLAHDGVKGLAMYQAGRYDVVAVDQKMPGHDGLEVIRMLAASGPLPPTIMITGTGNERIAIEAMKLGAGDYIVKDVEGGYFDLLPSVIEQVLAQQRLIQEKQQVVEALEQANRYLTLFNLVGQRFAATLDLQEIMALLLEAVGETIGTEGSSVWLRDETGDGLICRAAVRGDHARLLVDRPLRLGQGIAGWSAQHGQSVIILCAQNDPRFCPEIDQQIGFHTVSVLAAPLRVRDAVIGVLELVNKLNGDFDADDLALVETLVAPAAIALDNARLVAELYQYTRELQARNEELNAFAHTVAHDLKSPLNPMLGLSQFLIDGYAKLSEEEIKSALQIIGQSGHKMQNIIDELLLLAQVRDTEVEVAPLFMAGIVAEAMERLRHLIKEKQAEMIVPEQWPLALGHGPWVEEVWVNYVSNAVKYSGEAPCVKLGATIQEDGMVSFWVQDNGPGLKPEEQKWLFTEFTQLNQVRAQGYGLGLSIVRRIVEKLGGQVGVESEGVPGQGCTFMFTLPGVPADED from the coding sequence CATGTACCAGGCGGGCCGTTACGACGTAGTGGCCGTTGACCAGAAAATGCCCGGCCATGATGGACTTGAGGTGATTCGGATGTTGGCCGCCAGCGGGCCCTTGCCGCCCACCATTATGATTACCGGCACAGGCAACGAACGGATTGCCATTGAGGCTATGAAACTGGGCGCCGGCGACTATATTGTTAAAGATGTGGAAGGCGGTTATTTTGATTTACTGCCTTCGGTGATTGAGCAGGTGTTGGCCCAGCAGCGGCTCATTCAGGAAAAACAACAGGTCGTAGAGGCCCTGGAGCAAGCCAACCGGTATCTGACCCTGTTTAACCTGGTGGGCCAGAGATTTGCTGCCACGTTGGATTTGCAGGAAATTATGGCTTTGTTATTGGAAGCCGTTGGCGAAACCATTGGCACAGAAGGTAGTTCGGTTTGGTTGCGGGATGAGACAGGAGACGGGTTGATTTGCCGGGCTGCCGTGCGGGGGGATCATGCGCGTTTGTTGGTTGACCGACCCCTGCGATTGGGACAGGGCATTGCCGGATGGTCGGCCCAACATGGACAGAGTGTTATTATCCTGTGCGCCCAGAATGACCCTCGTTTTTGCCCGGAAATTGACCAACAAATAGGGTTTCATACAGTCTCGGTGCTGGCTGCGCCGCTGCGGGTGCGCGATGCGGTGATAGGGGTGCTGGAATTGGTTAACAAATTGAATGGCGATTTTGACGCCGATGACCTGGCTTTGGTGGAAACCCTGGTGGCCCCCGCTGCCATTGCCCTTGACAACGCCCGGCTGGTGGCGGAATTATATCAATATACCAGGGAATTACAGGCGCGTAATGAAGAATTAAACGCTTTTGCGCACACGGTGGCCCACGATCTCAAAAGTCCCTTGAATCCAATGCTCGGCCTGTCGCAGTTTTTGATAGACGGCTATGCCAAATTGTCGGAGGAAGAAATAAAAAGCGCCTTGCAGATAATTGGTCAGAGCGGGCACAAGATGCAAAATATCATTGATGAGTTGTTGTTACTGGCTCAAGTGCGTGATACAGAGGTTGAGGTGGCGCCATTGTTTATGGCCGGTATTGTGGCTGAGGCGATGGAACGGTTAAGGCATTTGATCAAGGAAAAGCAGGCCGAGATGATTGTGCCTGAACAGTGGCCGTTGGCCTTGGGGCACGGCCCGTGGGTTGAGGAGGTATGGGTTAATTATGTTAGCAACGCAGTTAAATACAGCGGCGAAGCCCCCTGCGTAAAACTGGGCGCAACAATCCAGGAAGATGGCATGGTTAGTTTTTGGGTGCAAGACAACGGCCCTGGCCTTAAACCAGAGGAGCAGAAATGGTTGTTTACGGAATTTACCCAACTCAACCAGGTTCGCGCCCAGGGATATGGCCTGGGCCTGTCAATTGTGCGCCGCATTGTTGAAAAGTTGGGCGGGCAGGTTGGCGTAGAGAGTGAGGGCGTGCCCGGCCAGGGCTGCACGTTTATGTTTACCCTGCCCGGCGTACCTGCCGACGAAGATTGA
- a CDS encoding M20/M25/M40 family metallo-hydrolase, whose product MDTFDQYIEQHQDEFITELKSFCAQPSISATGEGMAEMAQMTREKMVELGADVQMLEIAPDEPPVVYATLGQGEKTLLIYNHYDVQPVDPLDLWHSPPFEPTLRNGRLYARGAADNKGHIMYRAQAIRAWQETTGPLPLKIIWFIEGEEETGSPHLEPFCLARPHLLRADGCLWETGHVDEAHRPVLSLGAKGLLYVELSVQSLSGDQHSAYGTIAPNAAWRLNWALSSLKAPDETILIDGLMDHVIPPTETDLALLKAIPFEETAQLARMGIKNWIGGVSGFEALKRHLFQPTCTICGLEAGYTGPGSKTVLPARAKAKVGFRLVPNLTPQVVADLLRKHLDKHGFADIQFDILSAEHPGKTDPQAEVVQAAIAAAREVYRGHEPVVYPLIAGTGPVWPVAVAHGTPLVSFGTSYPDSNTHAPNENIRLADYFQAIRMMRQFIINFGQVNL is encoded by the coding sequence GTGGATACTTTTGACCAATATATTGAACAACACCAAGATGAATTTATCACCGAACTAAAGTCATTCTGCGCCCAGCCCAGCATCTCCGCCACCGGCGAAGGGATGGCCGAGATGGCTCAGATGACCAGGGAAAAGATGGTGGAGTTGGGTGCCGACGTTCAAATGCTGGAAATTGCCCCGGACGAGCCGCCCGTGGTTTACGCCACTTTGGGGCAAGGAGAAAAAACGCTGCTTATCTATAATCATTACGACGTGCAGCCGGTAGACCCGCTGGATTTATGGCACTCGCCGCCGTTTGAGCCAACGCTGCGCAACGGCCGGTTATACGCCCGCGGCGCGGCAGACAACAAGGGGCACATTATGTACCGGGCGCAGGCCATCCGGGCCTGGCAGGAAACCACAGGCCCTTTGCCACTCAAAATTATCTGGTTCATTGAAGGAGAAGAAGAGACCGGCAGCCCCCACCTGGAGCCGTTTTGCCTGGCCCGGCCCCACCTGCTCCGGGCCGACGGCTGCCTGTGGGAAACGGGCCACGTAGATGAAGCCCACCGGCCGGTGCTGAGCCTGGGGGCAAAGGGGTTACTATACGTTGAATTGAGCGTGCAGAGTTTAAGCGGCGACCAACACTCGGCTTATGGAACCATTGCCCCCAATGCGGCCTGGCGGCTCAACTGGGCCTTAAGCAGCCTCAAAGCGCCCGACGAAACAATTTTGATTGACGGGCTGATGGATCACGTTATCCCGCCCACCGAAACCGACCTGGCCCTGCTCAAGGCCATCCCCTTTGAAGAAACAGCCCAATTGGCCCGCATGGGCATTAAAAATTGGATTGGCGGGGTTTCCGGTTTTGAGGCTCTCAAGCGCCACCTTTTCCAACCCACCTGCACCATTTGCGGCCTTGAAGCCGGTTATACCGGGCCGGGATCAAAAACCGTGCTGCCGGCCAGGGCCAAAGCCAAAGTTGGCTTCCGGCTGGTGCCCAATCTGACCCCCCAAGTTGTGGCCGACTTACTGCGCAAACATTTGGATAAACACGGTTTTGCCGATATTCAATTTGACATTCTGAGCGCAGAACATCCCGGCAAAACCGACCCGCAGGCCGAGGTGGTACAGGCGGCCATTGCCGCGGCCCGGGAGGTGTACCGGGGACATGAGCCGGTGGTTTACCCTTTGATCGCCGGCACCGGCCCGGTTTGGCCGGTAGCTGTGGCCCACGGCACGCCCCTGGTCAGTTTTGGCACTTCATATCCAGATTCAAACACGCATGCGCCCAACGAAAACATTCGCCTGGCAGATTATTTCCAGGCGATACGGATGATGAGACAATTTATAATTAACTTTGGGCAGGTCAATCTCTAA
- a CDS encoding DUF503 domain-containing protein, giving the protein MVIGVCTLELSIPAAASLKDKRGVVKSMAARLRHEFNVAVAEVGHLDSRQAVVVAAVTVSSNRDYVHGLLTRVALWVERARLDCELVDYEIELI; this is encoded by the coding sequence ATGGTCATTGGCGTTTGTACCCTTGAACTCAGTATTCCGGCGGCCGCCTCGCTCAAGGATAAGCGAGGGGTGGTGAAAAGCATGGCCGCCCGGCTGCGCCATGAATTCAACGTGGCCGTGGCCGAGGTAGGCCATCTCGACTCGCGGCAGGCGGTGGTGGTGGCCGCAGTGACCGTATCCAGCAACAGAGATTACGTTCACGGCCTGCTAACGCGCGTGGCCCTGTGGGTTGAGCGCGCCCGGCTGGATTGTGAATTGGTGGATTATGAAATTGAATTGATTTAA
- a CDS encoding lipoate--protein ligase family protein, producing the protein MNHQKTPANAPEVSDNYPPATWRLLVTAPLDGATNMAVDEAILYALAEGQGLPTLRFFQWEPPCLSLGYNQHWRDVNEATCQRLGYTWTRRPTGGKAILHTDEVTYSLIIPQADPRIQGGIIESYRVLSLGLLCGLEKLGIQAEQAARDEVRAQRKAIRAGGGPVCFDTPSHYEITWGGKKLIGSAQLRRKQIVLQHGTLPLHGNLNRILNALALSDEEYAQQSRLLPQRATTLERVLDKTLSFEEVVAALAEGFAEQLNLTLAEMPLTDREQALANRLRAEQYANDAWNKRI; encoded by the coding sequence ATGAACCACCAAAAAACGCCGGCAAATGCGCCTGAGGTTTCTGACAATTATCCCCCCGCCACCTGGCGGCTGCTTGTCACCGCGCCGCTGGATGGGGCCACCAACATGGCCGTTGACGAGGCCATTCTTTACGCCCTGGCCGAGGGGCAAGGGCTGCCGACCCTTCGTTTTTTTCAGTGGGAACCGCCCTGCCTCAGCCTGGGCTACAATCAACACTGGCGCGACGTGAACGAGGCCACCTGCCAACGGTTGGGTTACACCTGGACCCGGCGGCCCACCGGCGGCAAGGCCATCCTCCACACCGACGAGGTCACTTACAGCCTCATCATTCCCCAGGCCGACCCACGCATCCAGGGCGGCATTATTGAATCCTACCGCGTGCTGAGTTTGGGTTTGTTATGCGGGCTGGAAAAGTTGGGTATACAGGCGGAACAAGCCGCCAGAGATGAGGTCCGCGCCCAACGAAAAGCCATTCGGGCCGGCGGCGGGCCGGTTTGTTTTGATACGCCTTCTCATTACGAAATCACCTGGGGCGGCAAAAAACTCATCGGCAGCGCCCAACTGCGACGCAAACAAATTGTGTTGCAACACGGCACCCTACCCCTCCACGGCAATTTGAACCGTATTTTAAATGCGCTGGCCCTTTCGGACGAGGAGTATGCCCAACAGTCCCGCTTACTGCCCCAACGGGCCACCACCCTGGAACGGGTTCTGGATAAAACGCTCTCTTTTGAAGAAGTGGTCGCGGCCCTGGCCGAAGGTTTTGCCGAACAACTGAACTTGACCCTGGCCGAAATGCCCTTGACCGACCGGGAGCAAGCCCTGGCCAACCGGCTGCGGGCCGAGCAGTATGCAAATGACGCATGGAACAAAAGAATTTAA